Proteins encoded in a region of the Pseudomonas putida genome:
- a CDS encoding LuxR C-terminal-related transcriptional regulator, giving the protein MTDLSRTHGFASQALGLLDGRFFRPPLPDGHVPRQRLCQRLHAGLGGRLLLVNAPAGFGKSSLAIEFSEALPEHWRSLWLGLSQRDADPGRFLERLLEGLQQYCPALGGQAMGLLKMRQRHQPFAFEEWLDGLLDELALYLQADTPLLLVLDDYHLAQGPVLDRCLQFFLNHLPPGLVLLVTSRQRPDWHLARLRLSRQLVELNEQDLRLTADEALAVIGRQPTGLRGQALDNLIQRSDGWVAGLRFWQLAASDSADEQALPQALHGGEGLIRDYLLEEVIDMLPVDVQAFLYETACQERFCAPLCDALRGRHDSAAILRFLQAHQVFLVPLDEHGHWFRYHHLFSDLLRSRQASEPLAGLHIRACRWFETQGLLDEAVEQALRAGHLDVAADLVQSLSEEQLLAEQNVGMLLRWKMDLPDSLLISTPRLIVLYSWALGLACQLDAAEELAGYLSRFLPAPSATAQKSMLAQWLALSGVIARGRGDRERTLAYCGEALQSLPSKRYGQRLVCLSTLSNLAIADGDFWRARGWNREALELAQRVGNPLFEALAHYDRARVLHARGEVLRALDEVRQGLQRLQGLSAQRLYAVRARLTLYEGYLLVSRLQPAQGRARLRAGLGEARACRDISVLIGHCVIATLDGREGHFAEAFAELAEAERLMHIWDVPPVYYLAMITLVKCELWLAQGRTDLAESWLLRLGQTYGGEQPAAAPEFHPLLPLHIALQQALLERIQLRGEDAVQRLASLVARGQASGGMMLTVSALCQWLSQLLDEGREGQAAQLLPGLLEAAHGGVLQPFQPILEKHPQWLHEQLQPAAACPVQAELLKHLPPVPSASTGTGEALSGRELAVLELIAQGCSNQQISERLFISLHTVKTHASHINSKLGVERRTQAVAKAKTLGLLA; this is encoded by the coding sequence ATGACAGATCTGTCCCGTACGCATGGATTCGCGAGTCAGGCCCTGGGCCTGCTGGACGGGCGTTTCTTCCGGCCTCCGTTGCCGGACGGCCATGTGCCGCGCCAGCGTCTGTGTCAGCGTCTGCACGCCGGCCTGGGCGGGCGGCTGCTGCTGGTCAATGCCCCGGCAGGTTTCGGCAAAAGCTCCCTGGCCATCGAATTTTCCGAAGCGCTGCCCGAACACTGGCGCAGCTTGTGGCTAGGCCTGAGCCAGCGCGACGCCGACCCTGGCCGCTTCCTTGAACGCCTGCTCGAAGGCCTGCAGCAGTACTGCCCAGCACTGGGCGGCCAGGCCATGGGGCTGCTGAAAATGCGCCAGCGCCACCAGCCGTTCGCCTTCGAAGAGTGGCTCGACGGCCTGCTCGACGAGCTGGCGCTGTACCTGCAAGCCGATACGCCGCTGCTGCTGGTGCTGGACGACTATCACCTGGCCCAGGGGCCGGTGCTTGACCGCTGCCTGCAGTTCTTCCTCAATCACCTGCCCCCCGGCCTTGTGTTGCTGGTTACCAGCCGCCAGCGGCCAGACTGGCACCTGGCGCGCCTGCGCCTGTCACGGCAGCTGGTCGAGCTAAACGAGCAGGACCTGCGCCTCACCGCGGATGAGGCGCTGGCAGTGATTGGCCGCCAGCCCACGGGCCTGCGCGGTCAGGCCCTGGACAACCTTATTCAGCGCAGCGACGGCTGGGTGGCCGGGTTGCGCTTCTGGCAGCTGGCGGCCAGCGACAGCGCTGACGAGCAAGCCTTGCCCCAGGCGCTGCATGGCGGCGAGGGCCTGATCCGCGACTACTTGCTCGAAGAAGTCATCGACATGCTGCCCGTGGACGTGCAGGCCTTCTTGTACGAAACCGCCTGCCAGGAGCGTTTCTGCGCCCCGCTATGTGATGCGCTGCGGGGCCGCCACGACAGTGCCGCGATCCTGCGCTTCCTGCAGGCGCATCAGGTGTTCCTGGTGCCGCTGGACGAGCATGGCCACTGGTTCCGCTATCACCACTTGTTCTCCGACCTGTTGCGCAGCCGCCAGGCCAGCGAGCCGCTAGCTGGCCTGCACATACGGGCCTGCCGTTGGTTCGAAACCCAGGGCCTGCTGGACGAAGCTGTGGAGCAGGCCTTGCGTGCCGGCCACCTGGATGTCGCCGCAGACCTGGTGCAGAGCCTGTCCGAGGAGCAACTGCTGGCCGAACAGAACGTCGGTATGTTGCTGCGCTGGAAGATGGACCTGCCCGACAGCCTGCTGATCAGCACGCCACGGTTGATCGTGCTGTACAGCTGGGCGTTGGGCCTGGCTTGCCAGCTGGACGCAGCCGAGGAACTGGCCGGCTACCTCAGCCGTTTTCTACCCGCGCCTTCGGCAACCGCGCAAAAGTCGATGCTGGCCCAGTGGCTGGCGCTGAGTGGGGTCATTGCCCGTGGCCGTGGCGACCGCGAACGCACCCTGGCCTATTGCGGCGAGGCGCTACAGAGCCTGCCGAGCAAGCGTTATGGCCAACGCCTGGTGTGTTTGTCGACGCTGTCCAACCTGGCCATTGCCGATGGAGACTTCTGGCGGGCCCGAGGCTGGAACCGCGAAGCCCTGGAGCTGGCCCAACGGGTCGGCAACCCGTTGTTCGAGGCCCTGGCCCATTACGACCGGGCGCGAGTGCTGCACGCCCGTGGCGAGGTGCTGCGCGCACTGGACGAAGTGCGCCAGGGCCTGCAACGCCTGCAGGGGCTTTCGGCGCAGCGGCTGTATGCCGTGCGTGCGCGCCTGACGCTTTACGAAGGCTACCTGCTGGTCTCACGCCTGCAGCCGGCCCAGGGCCGAGCACGCTTGCGTGCAGGGCTGGGCGAGGCGCGGGCGTGCCGAGACATCAGTGTGCTCATCGGTCATTGCGTGATTGCCACGCTCGATGGCCGGGAAGGGCACTTTGCCGAAGCCTTTGCCGAATTGGCCGAGGCCGAGCGCCTGATGCATATCTGGGATGTGCCCCCGGTCTATTACCTGGCCATGATTACCCTGGTCAAATGCGAACTGTGGCTGGCCCAGGGGCGAACCGATCTGGCCGAGTCCTGGCTGCTGCGTCTGGGCCAGACCTACGGTGGCGAGCAACCGGCAGCAGCACCGGAGTTCCACCCGCTGCTGCCGTTGCATATTGCGTTGCAGCAGGCTTTGCTCGAGCGCATCCAGTTGCGTGGCGAGGATGCCGTGCAACGCCTGGCAAGCCTGGTAGCGCGTGGCCAGGCCAGTGGCGGCATGATGCTCACCGTCAGTGCCCTTTGCCAATGGCTTTCCCAACTGCTGGACGAAGGCAGGGAAGGGCAGGCCGCGCAGTTGCTGCCAGGTTTGCTGGAGGCAGCCCATGGCGGTGTGCTGCAACCGTTCCAGCCAATTCTGGAAAAGCACCCGCAATGGCTTCATGAGCAACTGCAGCCAGCGGCCGCTTGCCCGGTTCAAGCCGAACTGCTCAAGCACCTGCCGCCAGTGCCCTCCGCCAGCACAGGCACCGGCGAGGCGCTGAGCGGCCGCGAACTGGCCGTGCTCGAACTGATTGCCCAGGGCTGTTCCAACCAGCAGATCAGCGAGCGGCTGTTCATTTCCTTGCACACCGTGAAGACCCACGCCAGCCACATCAACAGCAAGTTGGGGGTTGAGCGACGCACCCAGGCGGTGGCAAAGGCAAAAACGCTGGGGTTGCTGGCGTGA